From Streptomyces sp. 6-11-2, one genomic window encodes:
- a CDS encoding IclR family transcriptional regulator, protein MSSQDKRPTGREALPAGPAGAAPKSVAARALRILDTFDSEHYELSLSDISRRSGLPVATCHRLVRELVEWGGLLRTGGRYRIGHKLWSLGLLSESHHGLAELAAPYMHDVLFLTKHVVNLFVLDGAHALLLERISGTQPGPALHRVGDRLALHASAGGKAFLAYGPPELARAALANPQRLTPHTVIDPTRLRRELEQVRRKGYAMTLEEAVEGAHGIAVPVTAADGGVIAALGVVTVGTRPRPAGIVPVLQIAARSIAREAGRLAA, encoded by the coding sequence ATGAGCTCTCAGGACAAGCGGCCCACCGGGCGGGAGGCGCTGCCGGCCGGGCCCGCCGGGGCTGCCCCGAAGTCCGTCGCCGCCCGTGCGCTGAGGATCCTGGACACTTTTGACTCCGAGCACTACGAGCTGTCCTTGAGCGACATCTCCCGCCGCAGCGGGCTGCCGGTGGCCACCTGCCACCGGCTCGTCCGTGAGCTCGTCGAGTGGGGCGGCCTGCTGCGGACCGGCGGCCGGTACCGCATCGGCCACAAGCTGTGGTCCCTGGGACTGCTCTCCGAGAGCCACCACGGCCTCGCCGAACTGGCCGCGCCGTACATGCACGACGTGCTCTTCCTGACCAAGCACGTGGTCAACCTCTTCGTCCTCGACGGCGCCCACGCCCTGCTGCTCGAACGGATCTCCGGAACCCAGCCGGGACCGGCCCTGCACCGGGTGGGCGACCGCCTGGCCCTGCACGCCAGTGCCGGGGGGAAGGCGTTCCTCGCCTACGGGCCGCCGGAACTCGCGCGGGCCGCTCTGGCCAACCCGCAGCGGCTCACCCCGCACACCGTGATCGACCCGACCCGGCTGCGCCGCGAACTCGAACAGGTCCGGCGCAAGGGGTACGCCATGACGCTGGAGGAGGCGGTCGAGGGGGCGCACGGGATCGCGGTGCCGGTCACCGCCGCCGACGGCGGTGTCATCGCGGCCCTCGGTGTCGTCACCGTCGGAACGCGCCCCCGCCCCGCCGGGATCGTGCCGGTCCTGCAGATCGCCGCGCGGAGCATCGCACGAGAGGCGGGCCGCCTGGCCGCGTAG
- a CDS encoding DUF202 domain-containing protein, with product MTRAAPVRAGGRDPGLQPERTRLAWRRTTMSQAVGALLLVHTAASGSSPLGWAAAVCAATAAAVTFLVGGTRRETAPPPPTAMALTAASTAATVLISLPLLLTGGA from the coding sequence GTGACGCGGGCCGCGCCCGTCCGCGCCGGCGGCCGGGACCCGGGACTGCAACCCGAGCGCACCCGCCTCGCCTGGCGGCGGACGACCATGTCCCAGGCGGTGGGTGCGCTGCTGCTCGTGCACACGGCGGCGAGCGGCTCCTCACCGCTGGGCTGGGCGGCCGCGGTCTGCGCGGCGACGGCCGCGGCCGTGACCTTCCTCGTCGGCGGTACGCGTCGGGAGACCGCGCCTCCGCCGCCGACGGCAATGGCCCTGACCGCGGCGTCGACGGCCGCCACGGTCCTGATCAGCCTGCCCTTGCTGCTGACCGGCGGGGCGTGA
- a CDS encoding YidH family protein, with product MVTGNDRGREEEDGGDGGEREPDYRFTLANERTFLAWIRTGVSLLAAAVAVRQLVPAFAIPHARELLAVVCALLAVVITGGAYPHWRRVQRAIRRDAPLPGSWLLPVLAVVITAIASFTTVLVWAGGPA from the coding sequence ATGGTCACGGGCAACGACCGGGGACGCGAGGAAGAAGACGGCGGCGATGGCGGGGAGAGGGAGCCGGACTACCGGTTCACGCTCGCCAACGAGCGCACCTTCCTCGCCTGGATCCGTACCGGTGTCAGCCTGCTGGCGGCGGCGGTGGCGGTACGGCAGCTCGTACCGGCCTTCGCGATCCCGCACGCGCGAGAACTCCTGGCGGTCGTGTGCGCGCTGCTGGCCGTCGTGATCACGGGCGGGGCCTATCCGCACTGGCGGCGCGTCCAACGCGCGATCCGCCGTGACGCGCCACTGCCCGGTTCCTGGCTGCTGCCCGTGCTGGCCGTCGTGATCACGGCGATCGCGTCGTTCACCACGGTGCTGGTCTGGGCCGGCGGGCCCGCGTGA